A single genomic interval of Terriglobus albidus harbors:
- a CDS encoding DinB family protein has translation MDELFIKVVIASWKQVVSRVDQRFAPLNDEQLQKQVAPDRNRLFYLLGHLTAVHDRMLPLLGIGDRLYPALDEVYITNPDRSVADPLPAADLKKAWGEVNTALISAVEKFSADDWLKKHTAVTDEDFAKEPTRNRLAVFLSRTNHVAFHAGQVVLVK, from the coding sequence ATGGACGAACTTTTTATCAAGGTTGTCATAGCTTCGTGGAAACAGGTTGTCAGCCGTGTGGACCAACGCTTTGCGCCACTTAATGACGAACAGCTTCAGAAGCAGGTTGCCCCGGACAGAAACCGTCTCTTTTATCTGCTCGGCCATCTCACGGCCGTTCATGACCGCATGCTGCCGCTCCTTGGCATTGGGGACAGACTGTACCCTGCGCTCGATGAGGTCTACATCACTAATCCCGATCGCTCGGTTGCCGATCCGCTTCCTGCGGCGGACCTGAAAAAGGCGTGGGGAGAGGTGAACACTGCGCTAATCTCCGCGGTCGAGAAGTTTTCCGCTGACGACTGGTTGAAGAAGCACACCGCAGTCACCGACGAAGACTTCGCCAAAGAACCAACACGGAACCGGCTTGCCGTTTTTCTCAGCCGCACCAACCACGTAGCGTTTCATGCAGGGCAAGTAGTACTGGTGAAGTAG
- a CDS encoding carboxypeptidase-like regulatory domain-containing protein translates to MIAVPEGPAPQPGTVAGVVMDTDGAAIPGAKITVVRNGSMVDGVSTVSGGDGVFSLPRVPSGTAVTFSVSVNGFSPWTSASVTLTPGQYMELPEIKLAVAAIATEVTAIFPEELAKEQVKEEEKQRVLGVIPNFYVVYDHNAVPMTSALKFRLAMKASTDVVTFAGVGFISGIYQAADRPDFQQGAKGYGQRYGAIYADGVTDILIGGAVLPSLLHQDPRYFYQGTGTRKSRVLHALSSPFICKGDNGKWQFNYSSIGGDLASGAISNLYYPESNRGPNLVFNTALTAAGGRMINALAQEFILKKLTSGNHDKN, encoded by the coding sequence ATGATTGCTGTTCCAGAGGGGCCGGCGCCCCAGCCCGGCACCGTGGCCGGTGTGGTTATGGATACCGATGGCGCGGCCATTCCGGGAGCGAAGATCACCGTTGTCCGCAACGGTTCGATGGTTGATGGCGTTTCTACCGTCTCAGGAGGAGACGGTGTCTTTTCACTGCCGCGTGTGCCTTCGGGAACTGCGGTGACGTTCAGCGTATCGGTCAATGGATTTTCTCCCTGGACATCGGCGTCTGTGACTCTGACGCCGGGGCAGTATATGGAACTGCCCGAGATCAAGCTTGCGGTCGCAGCGATTGCTACCGAGGTTACTGCGATCTTTCCGGAAGAGCTGGCGAAGGAGCAGGTCAAAGAAGAAGAAAAGCAGCGCGTACTGGGCGTGATCCCGAACTTCTACGTCGTCTATGACCACAATGCGGTTCCAATGACGAGTGCGCTGAAATTCCGCCTGGCGATGAAGGCTTCTACCGACGTTGTTACCTTTGCCGGAGTTGGATTTATCTCTGGCATCTATCAGGCTGCAGACCGTCCTGATTTTCAGCAGGGCGCCAAGGGATACGGTCAGCGATATGGTGCTATTTATGCCGACGGCGTAACTGACATTCTTATCGGCGGCGCTGTCCTGCCGTCGCTGCTGCATCAGGATCCCCGCTATTTCTATCAGGGAACAGGAACAAGGAAGTCCCGCGTGCTGCATGCGCTCTCCAGCCCATTCATCTGCAAGGGCGACAACGGGAAGTGGCAGTTCAACTACTCCTCCATCGGAGGCGATCTCGCCTCGGGCGCGATTTCAAACCTCTACTATCCCGAATCCAATCGCGGTCCCAATCTTGTCTTCAACACCGCACTGACGGCTGCCGGGGGCCGCATGATCAACGCTCTCGCCCAGGAGTTCATCCTGAAGAAGCTCACCTCGGGGAATCACGACAAAAACTAA
- the agaR gene encoding transcriptional repressor AgaR gives MRPTSPDGNEMLIDERRHHILSKMQQEGRVLVSELSDTLGISRITIRKDLDYLESKGMVRRTHGGAIPPQGSILQDLSFREKEKKQFKEKQRIAKAAAALVEEGTCVLLDSGTTTTAIAQELKRFSHLTVITNAVNIAAELSGTDFEVIITGGTLRKNSFSLVGPQAEDMFREVHADILFLGVDGFDTAIGVMTPNMLESRVNRAMVKCATRVVAVCDSTKFGHRSLALIVPPTAIHTLITDDQIRDEDVEALKALGIEVIIA, from the coding sequence ATGAGGCCTACCAGTCCCGACGGAAATGAAATGCTCATCGATGAGCGCCGTCATCACATCCTCAGCAAGATGCAGCAAGAGGGGCGGGTCCTGGTCTCAGAGCTCTCTGACACTCTGGGCATCTCGCGGATTACGATTCGCAAAGATCTGGACTATCTGGAATCCAAGGGCATGGTGCGCCGCACCCACGGCGGTGCCATTCCTCCGCAGGGCAGCATCCTGCAGGATCTCTCCTTCCGCGAGAAAGAAAAAAAACAGTTCAAGGAAAAGCAGCGGATCGCCAAAGCGGCCGCCGCGCTTGTGGAAGAAGGCACCTGTGTCCTGCTGGACTCGGGCACCACAACCACCGCCATCGCGCAGGAGTTGAAGCGGTTCTCACACCTGACGGTGATCACCAACGCGGTCAACATCGCCGCCGAACTCTCCGGGACGGACTTCGAGGTCATCATCACTGGTGGCACCTTGCGGAAAAACTCTTTCTCGCTCGTGGGCCCGCAGGCAGAGGACATGTTCCGCGAAGTTCACGCCGACATTCTCTTCCTCGGTGTGGACGGCTTCGACACGGCCATCGGCGTGATGACACCGAACATGCTTGAGTCACGTGTGAATCGCGCTATGGTCAAATGCGCCACGCGTGTCGTCGCTGTCTGCGACTCCACCAAGTTCGGGCACCGCAGCCTGGCGCTGATCGTTCCTCCCACAGCTATCCACACCCTGATTACAGACGATCAGATCCGTGATGAAGATGTGGAAGCGCTGAAAGCATTAGGCATTGAAGTCATCATCGCCTAA